One Patescibacteria group bacterium genomic window carries:
- a CDS encoding helix-turn-helix domain-containing protein: MANASRFGNFFKECRITLKKTLRQFCFESELDPGNISKLERGILPPPQSRGKLEEYAKLLRIKKGSDEWYTFFDLAAAETGRIPDDLMSGRKIEDKLPILFRTLRGQKVPNDKLEELIKKLRGS, encoded by the coding sequence ATGGCCAATGCCAGTAGATTTGGTAATTTTTTTAAGGAATGCAGGATTACTCTAAAGAAGACCTTACGACAGTTTTGTTTTGAAAGCGAGTTGGATCCAGGTAATATTAGTAAGTTGGAACGGGGGATTTTACCACCTCCACAAAGCAGAGGAAAACTTGAAGAATATGCTAAACTTCTAAGAATTAAGAAGGGTTCTGACGAATGGTACACATTTTTTGATTTAGCTGCTGCAGAAACAGGCAGGATACCTGATGATCTAATGTCAGGAAGGAAGATCGAGGACAAGTTGCCAATTCTTTTTCGAACTCTGCGGGGTCAGAAAGTACCAAATGACAAACTGGAAGAATTAATAAAGAAGCTTCGAGGATCGTGA